One stretch of Chryseobacterium sp. LJ668 DNA includes these proteins:
- a CDS encoding 2'-5' RNA ligase family protein, with amino-acid sequence MKKMYFIAIYPPQEIIDEVKVFQKDLALNFNNSKALKNDAHITLLPPFERELTMENDIHVEFDKIDTHISSFEIKLNGFGSFPNPNSPVLFIQPEENESLKQLFLNVKEVFTFNKRSFNPHMTIGYRNLTFEYYLKAWEIYKGKEFKTKFIVDKISLLRHDGKWISIAEKKLSGK; translated from the coding sequence ATGAAAAAAATGTATTTCATCGCGATCTATCCGCCACAGGAGATTATTGACGAGGTAAAAGTTTTCCAAAAAGATTTAGCTTTAAATTTTAATAATTCAAAAGCTTTGAAAAATGATGCTCACATCACTTTACTTCCTCCTTTTGAAAGAGAGTTGACGATGGAAAATGATATTCATGTGGAATTCGATAAAATTGACACCCATATTTCATCTTTCGAAATAAAATTAAACGGTTTCGGAAGTTTTCCTAATCCAAACAGTCCGGTTTTATTTATACAACCAGAAGAAAATGAAAGTCTAAAGCAATTGTTTTTAAATGTTAAAGAAGTATTCACCTTTAATAAACGATCATTTAATCCTCATATGACGATAGGTTACAGAAATCTCACTTTCGAATATTATCTTAAAGCATGGGAAATCTATAAGGGAAAAGAATTTAAAACTAAATTCATCGTTGATAAAATTTCACTATTGCGTCATGACGGAAAATGGATATCGATTGCTGAAAAAAAACTTTCCGGGAAATAA